One Archaeoglobus neptunius DNA segment encodes these proteins:
- the paaI gene encoding hydroxyphenylacetyl-CoA thioesterase PaaI, which yields MIGKVGEFMRRRDRLFDLLGAELVKVSEGHAKVEMEVKEEHLNAADVCHGGVIFTLADLAFAVASNSHGKISLALEVSITYMKTASAGERIFAEAKEVNSGRRTATYLIEVRNSKNELLALAKGTVFRLDRELPL from the coding sequence ATGATAGGAAAAGTTGGAGAATTCATGCGAAGAAGGGACAGGCTTTTTGATTTGCTCGGAGCAGAACTGGTGAAGGTCTCAGAAGGTCACGCAAAGGTTGAAATGGAGGTTAAGGAGGAACATCTCAATGCCGCCGATGTCTGTCATGGTGGCGTAATCTTCACTCTTGCTGACCTTGCATTTGCTGTTGCGAGCAACAGTCATGGAAAGATTTCTCTGGCCCTTGAGGTCAGCATCACATACATGAAAACAGCATCAGCCGGTGAAAGGATTTTTGCTGAGGCAAAGGAGGTGAATTCAGGGAGAAGAACTGCAACCTACCTAATAGAGGTAAGGAACTCGAAAAATGAACTGCTTGCTCTTGCAAAGGGAACGGTTTTTCGCTTGGATAGAGAACTTCCCCTGTAA
- a CDS encoding type B DNA-directed DNA polymerase, producing the protein MKRGSRVRKHTVKAENYFLLYLPDASLHYEMLENLESRYRVEDCEIKTIYGTVNGYKIYAGRKVAEKVERQTKDSKLFNVDVRLEHKVMAKKNVFPCSHILEDCGKRFEIEFDLPFTIMEISIRGDNRINEIRVDGERMARGEKDAVKDMLSCIESSNPDIILLTDADFWMPRIDSIARECGVENTISRTGKFRKLPQKSYWSYGKARLRREALIPEGRILIDTGSFNFKEGGIRGVLLASRLAAISPNLASRFSPGSLISLYEIFEALRRDIAVPFRKSDAERVKTLSELRIADRGGMIFQPQPGVYENVWQIDFTSMYPSIIVKYNLSPETIHGNGKRGFLAEVLSPLLSMRIKTKRMRCMDLDSILKWMLVTCFGYTGYRNAKFGRIEVHEEINRIGREILLQSKGIAEEMGFSVLHGIIDCLWISGEGDPWKLKERVEKKTGLLTELEMYNWITFLPMKDGEGAYNRYYGRLSNGEMRIRGVAMRRRDIPEYIRKMQLRCFDILSRAENLEDIKKLAPRLRDTYRKFADNLRFADPAELVIKKAVGRVDYRRDCIESRVLREYRRAGRQISPGMLIEYVVVDSQKRIVRIKDFSDFDYRYYLKLLNRAWHEINFTVNFTQTELAEWKPVLKRSTQELSGP; encoded by the coding sequence GTGAAGAGGGGCAGCAGGGTCAGAAAACACACAGTAAAGGCTGAAAACTACTTTCTTTTATATCTGCCAGATGCTTCACTGCACTACGAGATGCTTGAGAATCTTGAAAGCAGATACAGGGTTGAAGATTGCGAGATAAAAACCATATACGGTACGGTTAATGGCTACAAAATTTATGCCGGGAGGAAGGTTGCTGAAAAGGTGGAGAGGCAGACAAAAGACTCAAAGCTGTTTAACGTTGATGTAAGACTCGAACATAAGGTCATGGCTAAAAAGAACGTTTTTCCATGCTCCCACATACTCGAAGACTGTGGAAAAAGGTTTGAGATCGAATTTGACTTGCCCTTCACGATAATGGAGATTTCAATCAGAGGTGACAACAGAATTAACGAAATACGTGTTGATGGCGAAAGAATGGCGAGGGGTGAGAAAGATGCAGTTAAAGACATGCTCTCGTGCATTGAGTCCTCAAACCCCGACATAATCCTTCTTACAGATGCTGACTTCTGGATGCCACGCATAGATTCCATAGCCAGAGAATGCGGTGTTGAGAACACCATAAGTAGAACGGGAAAGTTCAGAAAGCTTCCCCAGAAGTCCTACTGGAGCTACGGAAAGGCCAGATTGCGAAGAGAGGCACTCATTCCCGAGGGGAGAATACTAATCGATACTGGAAGCTTCAATTTCAAAGAAGGCGGAATTCGTGGTGTACTTCTTGCATCTCGTCTGGCTGCAATATCCCCCAATCTTGCATCCCGCTTCAGTCCCGGATCCCTGATTTCACTTTACGAAATTTTTGAGGCTTTAAGAAGGGATATAGCTGTCCCGTTCAGAAAAAGTGACGCAGAGAGGGTGAAAACACTTTCAGAGCTTAGAATTGCTGACAGGGGCGGGATGATTTTTCAGCCCCAACCCGGTGTTTACGAGAATGTATGGCAGATCGACTTCACATCAATGTATCCGTCAATTATTGTAAAATACAACCTGTCCCCTGAAACCATTCACGGAAATGGAAAGAGGGGGTTCCTTGCTGAGGTTCTGAGTCCCCTCCTCAGCATGCGGATAAAAACGAAGAGAATGAGGTGCATGGATCTGGACTCCATTCTGAAATGGATGCTAGTTACCTGCTTTGGTTACACGGGATACAGAAATGCCAAGTTTGGCAGAATAGAAGTCCACGAAGAGATAAACAGGATTGGCAGGGAGATACTTCTTCAGAGCAAGGGGATTGCAGAAGAGATGGGATTTAGCGTTCTTCATGGTATAATAGACTGTTTGTGGATTTCCGGTGAAGGTGACCCATGGAAGCTTAAAGAGCGGGTGGAAAAGAAGACTGGCCTGCTCACAGAGCTGGAAATGTACAACTGGATCACCTTTCTTCCGATGAAGGATGGCGAAGGGGCTTACAACAGATATTACGGCAGACTCTCAAATGGGGAGATGAGAATTCGCGGAGTTGCCATGAGGAGAAGGGATATTCCGGAATACATCAGAAAAATGCAACTGCGGTGCTTCGATATTCTCTCCAGAGCGGAGAATCTGGAGGATATCAAAAAACTGGCTCCTCGATTGAGAGACACCTATCGCAAATTCGCTGATAACCTAAGATTTGCCGATCCTGCTGAATTGGTCATAAAAAAGGCTGTCGGGAGGGTCGATTACAGGAGGGACTGCATCGAGTCCAGAGTGCTGAGGGAATACAGAAGGGCAGGGAGACAGATATCACCAGGAATGCTGATCGAGTATGTTGTTGTTGATTCCCAGAAACGCATTGTAAGAATTAAGGATTTCTCAGATTTCGATTACCGGTATTACCTCAAGCTACTCAACAGAGCATGGCACGAAATAAACTTCACAGTAAATTTTACCCAAACAGAGTTAGCTGAATGGAAACCAGTATTAAAGCGATCAACGCAAGAATTATCAGGTCCTTAA
- a CDS encoding ORC1-type DNA replication protein: MSMLSWDESLFRNIEVFDPDYIPDEVLFRDGQIRQLVSCIKPVFHSSSPINAFCIGPPSTGKTSTIRYVLREAEEEIEGFKYSYIRSPRFKEPYKIFAKIFQDVIGHQAPATGISKTAMMDRVWRNLEDPLVVVLDDVNFLSKNYADEVLYEILKAPEEYGVKVGVIAAATDIRFPMLLDPFVGAIFHYVEIHYPTYTYSEVREILKKRVEYGFIPDVFEEEAFERVVEIAHNAGDVRYGIYLLKAAGMNAESRGSRKVQVEDVEKANAGESLSFIAKIVSALNSEERAVLRIIYSQEEISTGDLYDLIHSEVRMGYRKYYNVLEKLERLRLIDIAFGDKGRGKTRYIYRKFDPEVVEKALEF, encoded by the coding sequence ATGTCAATGCTCTCATGGGACGAGAGTCTGTTCAGAAATATTGAAGTTTTCGACCCTGATTACATACCAGATGAAGTTCTGTTTAGAGATGGGCAGATAAGACAGCTCGTCTCATGCATAAAACCCGTTTTCCACAGCTCATCTCCCATAAATGCCTTCTGCATTGGCCCACCATCCACTGGAAAAACCTCGACAATAAGGTATGTTTTGAGAGAGGCCGAGGAGGAGATTGAGGGGTTCAAGTACTCATACATCCGTTCTCCAAGGTTCAAGGAGCCTTACAAGATTTTTGCAAAAATATTTCAGGATGTTATTGGACATCAAGCTCCTGCGACCGGAATAAGCAAGACTGCGATGATGGATAGGGTCTGGAGAAATCTTGAAGACCCTCTTGTGGTGGTTCTGGATGACGTGAACTTTCTCAGCAAAAATTATGCTGACGAGGTTCTTTACGAGATACTCAAGGCTCCTGAAGAGTACGGGGTGAAGGTGGGGGTTATTGCTGCTGCAACCGACATACGGTTTCCGATGCTTCTCGATCCGTTTGTAGGCGCCATTTTTCACTATGTGGAAATTCACTATCCCACCTACACTTACTCTGAGGTGAGGGAGATACTTAAAAAGAGGGTCGAATACGGTTTTATACCGGACGTTTTTGAAGAGGAGGCTTTTGAGAGGGTGGTGGAGATAGCTCACAATGCAGGGGACGTCAGATACGGGATATATCTCTTAAAAGCTGCCGGTATGAACGCAGAAAGCAGGGGGAGCAGAAAGGTGCAGGTTGAGGATGTGGAAAAGGCAAATGCAGGGGAGTCTCTATCCTTCATTGCGAAGATAGTTTCCGCATTAAACAGTGAGGAGAGGGCGGTTTTGAGGATTATATACTCTCAAGAGGAGATTTCGACAGGGGACCTGTACGATCTGATCCACAGTGAGGTCAGAATGGGATACAGGAAGTACTACAACGTTCTTGAGAAACTGGAGAGACTCAGATTAATTGACATTGCTTTTGGTGACAAAGGAAGGGGAAAAACAAGGTACATCTACCGGAAATTTGATCCTGAGGTGGTGGAGAAGGCTCTGGAGTTTTAG
- a CDS encoding transcriptional regulator, which produces MALVEKVIGLLENQSGLSVREICIALQIEPEREREVYGVLKKAAKVLKRKGKRLLMQPPRCKKCGFEFEKMRATKCPRCRSEWIEEARFFID; this is translated from the coding sequence GTGGCTCTGGTAGAGAAGGTGATAGGTCTTTTAGAAAATCAGAGCGGGCTCTCTGTCAGGGAGATCTGCATTGCCCTGCAAATTGAACCCGAAAGGGAAAGGGAAGTATATGGGGTTTTGAAAAAAGCTGCGAAAGTTCTGAAAAGAAAGGGGAAAAGGCTTCTGATGCAGCCTCCGAGATGCAAGAAATGTGGATTTGAGTTTGAAAAAATGAGGGCAACAAAATGCCCGAGGTGCAGGAGTGAGTGGATAGAGGAGGCAAGATTTTTCATAGATTAA
- a CDS encoding PD-(D/E)XK nuclease family protein encodes MIGLSHVVSYLTCPRLCYYRIHFGENVFAEIHAVREIYFSFRQGFDLEWAESRTRSLYENFDEGVFRRAAEKFVYIDHGLRTVDFDVYVRSEKLGVGMVVDEIVRDGERDVPLFISLNPPEKGVWLRDVIKAGFAALIGFDGARIYYAYSGDLRSAETGYGTKRRVLKLIERVKMVERGFLPEKRESKYCDLCNFKEECHSKPETFASKFL; translated from the coding sequence GTGATAGGACTAAGCCATGTTGTGAGCTATCTAACATGTCCGAGACTTTGCTATTACCGTATCCACTTTGGAGAGAACGTTTTTGCGGAGATACATGCTGTGAGGGAAATATATTTCAGTTTTCGACAGGGATTCGATCTAGAATGGGCCGAAAGCAGAACAAGATCTCTCTATGAAAACTTTGACGAGGGTGTTTTCAGAAGAGCTGCAGAAAAGTTTGTTTACATAGATCACGGCCTACGCACTGTTGACTTTGATGTTTACGTCAGATCCGAGAAGCTCGGTGTTGGTATGGTTGTTGATGAGATCGTGAGGGATGGGGAAAGAGATGTCCCGCTGTTCATCTCCCTTAACCCTCCGGAAAAGGGTGTGTGGCTGAGAGATGTGATAAAGGCTGGATTTGCAGCATTAATCGGATTTGATGGAGCGAGGATTTACTACGCCTATTCGGGAGACCTGAGAAGTGCTGAAACTGGCTATGGAACGAAAAGAAGAGTGTTGAAGCTTATTGAGAGGGTCAAAATGGTAGAGAGGGGCTTTCTTCCGGAAAAAAGGGAGAGCAAATACTGCGATTTGTGCAATTTTAAAGAGGAATGTCACTCAAAGCCGGAAACGTTTGCCTCCAAATTCCTTTAA
- a CDS encoding YfcE family phosphodiesterase, producing MKKILAISDTHLKDWNIPERLDEMMNDADMLVHAGDFDSYAVYKKFSDYDLVAVAGDSDDEKIREELPDSAVFEVEGVRFGVVHRGNYINQFHDLIYRAMELNVDVLVFGHLHRFVLEEVRGRVIVCPGSPTSPRLSVASCAEIIVDGSKVDVKFHVVQPLFCGMDTLKALRGGCG from the coding sequence ATGAAAAAAATTCTTGCGATCTCCGACACTCATCTTAAAGACTGGAACATTCCCGAAAGGCTTGATGAGATGATGAATGATGCCGATATGCTGGTTCATGCCGGAGATTTTGACAGTTACGCCGTTTACAAAAAGTTCTCAGATTATGATCTAGTGGCGGTTGCTGGAGACAGCGATGATGAAAAGATCAGAGAGGAATTGCCCGATTCTGCAGTGTTCGAAGTGGAGGGAGTGAGGTTTGGTGTTGTGCACAGGGGGAATTACATTAACCAGTTTCACGACCTCATATACAGAGCGATGGAACTCAATGTCGACGTTCTCGTATTCGGCCATCTACATCGTTTTGTACTTGAGGAAGTGAGGGGGAGAGTCATCGTCTGCCCCGGCAGTCCGACAAGCCCGAGACTTTCTGTTGCTAGCTGTGCAGAGATTATTGTTGATGGGAGCAAAGTTGATGTCAAATTCCACGTTGTACAGCCGCTGTTTTGTGGGATGGATACCTTGAAAGCTTTAAGAGGTGGTTGTGGGTGA
- a CDS encoding molybdopterin synthase catalytic subunit, which produces MRVFVPENWDEIKEELSKHGRVVEVRKGNGEGECCALIGRSLRMIAGPKNMRDALETLADLGFDFAAIIGFDFELEGLEKGIGFKIPRVRSVEEALNAPEVESLKSIVLKTKCVDGVERCGAIGIFVGFVRRNSGGKKVRQLEYETYDDLLEEKAKEIEEKIKSMPGIVNAKIYHKKGVLMPGEDIVYIAVMGEHRKDIWEPLKKAVEIMKEELPVWKKEVYEEDGEMWVHDKE; this is translated from the coding sequence GTGAGGGTGTTTGTGCCTGAAAACTGGGATGAGATTAAAGAAGAACTGTCAAAACACGGAAGGGTTGTTGAAGTGAGAAAGGGGAACGGTGAAGGAGAGTGCTGCGCCCTTATTGGCAGGTCGCTTAGAATGATTGCCGGACCAAAAAATATGAGGGACGCTCTTGAAACCCTTGCAGATCTGGGTTTTGATTTTGCGGCAATAATTGGCTTTGACTTTGAGTTGGAGGGGCTCGAAAAAGGCATCGGTTTTAAGATTCCCCGAGTGAGAAGTGTAGAAGAGGCTCTTAACGCTCCTGAAGTTGAGTCCCTGAAATCCATTGTTCTCAAAACCAAATGTGTTGATGGAGTTGAGAGGTGCGGGGCAATAGGTATCTTTGTGGGTTTCGTGAGGAGGAATTCCGGTGGCAAGAAGGTAAGGCAGCTTGAATACGAGACTTATGATGACCTGCTTGAAGAGAAGGCAAAGGAGATAGAGGAGAAGATAAAAAGCATGCCAGGAATCGTTAACGCCAAAATATATCACAAAAAAGGGGTTCTTATGCCAGGCGAGGACATCGTTTATATTGCGGTGATGGGCGAGCACAGAAAAGACATATGGGAGCCGTTGAAAAAGGCAGTAGAGATAATGAAAGAGGAACTGCCGGTATGGAAAAAGGAGGTTTACGAAGAAGACGGCGAAATGTGGGTTCACGATAAGGAATAG
- the trm14 gene encoding tRNA (guanine(6)-N2)-methyltransferase produces MKFYATLAPGLEDVAAEEVRRLGGDVTEIRVGKGRLFFEGSRKLIDRINRYSRTLERLNVLLYRGTFSGLDDIYSAVKNLEFDFLNGKSFAIRSMRSGTHNFTSIDVARVAGQAVIDSFQESYGKRLKVNLNNPDVIIRAEVVENEFFVGIDTTGDDALHRRWWRVYNHPAHLNATIACSMLKIAGWNPKKSLIDPMCGSGTIPIEAALMGRNVPNKRSFAYENLCQITKNDSEKISSIRMELYGTEKFRKHLEGATLNAESAGVADTITFSLGDATELSGSYDIIATNPPYGLRIWKKSAIRLLYEKFAIAAKKCMNDRLVLITAEYRIFEECAERVGLELIHDRFVKYGGLLTKILLYSLS; encoded by the coding sequence GTGAAGTTCTACGCAACACTCGCTCCGGGACTTGAGGACGTTGCAGCGGAGGAAGTCAGGAGGCTTGGGGGTGATGTTACAGAAATAAGGGTAGGGAAGGGAAGATTGTTTTTTGAGGGCAGCAGAAAACTCATCGATAGGATTAACAGGTATTCGAGAACCCTTGAAAGGCTGAACGTTTTGCTTTACAGGGGGACGTTTTCAGGTCTCGATGACATTTACAGTGCGGTGAAGAACCTTGAATTTGATTTTCTCAACGGAAAAAGCTTTGCGATAAGAAGCATGAGAAGTGGCACTCACAATTTTACATCCATTGATGTTGCAAGAGTTGCGGGACAGGCTGTTATAGACAGTTTTCAGGAAAGCTACGGAAAAAGACTGAAGGTCAATCTGAACAATCCTGACGTCATCATTCGGGCGGAAGTTGTGGAAAACGAGTTTTTTGTTGGTATTGACACAACCGGTGATGACGCCCTGCACAGAAGATGGTGGAGGGTCTACAACCATCCTGCACATCTCAACGCAACAATTGCCTGCTCAATGCTGAAAATTGCTGGGTGGAATCCCAAAAAATCGCTTATCGATCCGATGTGCGGGAGTGGGACAATTCCGATAGAGGCTGCGCTAATGGGCAGGAACGTCCCCAACAAAAGGAGTTTTGCTTACGAGAATCTTTGCCAGATAACCAAGAACGATAGTGAAAAAATTTCCAGTATCAGAATGGAACTCTACGGAACTGAGAAATTCAGGAAACATCTCGAGGGTGCAACGCTGAACGCCGAGAGTGCTGGGGTTGCAGACACAATAACATTCAGTCTCGGTGATGCCACAGAGTTGAGCGGAAGTTACGACATAATCGCCACCAATCCGCCTTACGGTCTGAGAATCTGGAAAAAGAGTGCCATAAGGCTACTGTACGAAAAATTCGCCATTGCAGCTAAAAAGTGCATGAACGACAGACTTGTTTTGATCACTGCAGAGTACAGAATATTTGAGGAATGTGCGGAGAGAGTGGGACTCGAGTTAATTCACGATAGGTTCGTTAAGTACGGTGGATTGCTGACAAAAATCCTCCTCTATTCCTTATCGTGA
- a CDS encoding ATP-dependent helicase, with amino-acid sequence MVIVEGKPYTNEEILSILHPLVGEWFLSKYSDFTPPQRYAIVEAFKGNNVLITSPTGSGKTLAAFLSAISMLVDRAERGELEDRVYVVYVSPLKALNNDIKKNLEEPLEEIYKLAERKNVRLQKIRVAVRTGDTDASEKQKQMRKPPHILITTPETLAIILCSPRFSKSLTEVNFLIVDEIHAMAENKRGVHLSLSVERLQRIQKGKMARIGLSATISPLEEIARFLVGYEYGVERSCIVADVTFEKPVDIRVVSPINDFFGANADEISERLYDLLADYVKNSKTTLIFTNTRSATERVVYHLKKRLKDFPIKAHHSSLSREVRLEVENGLKNGTLRCVVSSTSLELGIDIGYIDLVILLGSPKSINRALQRIGRSGHRLHEVSVGRIVVVDQDDLIECTVLAEEARERRLDRIRIPKKCLDVLCQHVVGMAIEKVWTVDEALAVIRNAYPYRELTREEFLSVLRYLSGTFSELEKKRVYAKIWFDEEEGVFGRRGKLIRPIYYLNTGTIPDEVAVKVITKDGKRVGKVEEEFAENLVPGDIFVLAGKTFRFLKAKGMSIIVEEVEGERPTVPSWFSEQLPLSYDLACRIREFRGWMERVLEEKSRDEVIDLLIKNYGIESNAANAIYRYFMEQRLFSEIPTDRKLVIEKYEGERNYYFFHTLVGRRANSAIARVFAYRAGMIKNCNVQMGVNDNGFVLILPENRRLSDAEIEGLFMLPNFREHLRKALDRTELLRRRFRHVAVRSLMILRNYMGREKSVWRQQFSADSILNFLKRYFPDFPVLKETYREIMEDAMNIDDAMDFLEKVGKEIEPVIVRTPYPSPFAFNLYLLGDQDVVLMEDRRKVLRELHEKVMGVIQNAPN; translated from the coding sequence ATGGTGATCGTAGAGGGAAAGCCATACACGAACGAGGAAATACTGTCAATCCTGCATCCTCTCGTAGGAGAGTGGTTTCTTTCAAAATACTCTGATTTTACCCCTCCTCAACGCTACGCCATTGTGGAGGCTTTTAAAGGTAACAACGTACTGATCACGTCTCCTACCGGAAGTGGGAAAACTCTTGCTGCTTTCCTGTCGGCGATAAGCATGCTTGTTGATAGAGCTGAGAGGGGTGAGCTGGAAGATAGGGTTTACGTCGTCTATGTTTCACCACTCAAGGCTCTGAACAATGATATAAAGAAAAACCTTGAAGAGCCGCTCGAGGAAATTTACAAACTGGCAGAGAGAAAGAACGTCAGGTTGCAGAAAATTAGGGTCGCCGTTAGAACGGGAGATACCGATGCTTCAGAGAAGCAGAAGCAGATGAGAAAACCACCCCACATCCTCATAACCACACCCGAAACGCTTGCCATAATTCTGTGCAGCCCCAGGTTCAGCAAATCTCTTACGGAAGTGAACTTTTTGATTGTGGACGAGATACATGCGATGGCTGAGAACAAAAGGGGTGTGCATCTGTCTCTCTCGGTCGAAAGACTTCAGAGAATTCAAAAAGGGAAGATGGCAAGGATAGGGCTCTCTGCAACGATTTCCCCGCTGGAGGAGATTGCAAGATTTCTCGTGGGCTACGAGTACGGGGTGGAAAGGAGCTGCATTGTTGCCGATGTGACATTTGAAAAACCCGTGGATATCAGGGTTGTATCTCCGATAAACGACTTTTTTGGAGCGAATGCTGATGAAATAAGTGAAAGGCTGTACGATCTGCTGGCAGACTATGTTAAAAACTCAAAAACGACCCTGATATTTACAAACACCAGAAGCGCAACAGAAAGGGTGGTGTATCATCTAAAGAAGAGGCTAAAGGATTTCCCGATTAAGGCGCATCATAGCTCTCTCTCAAGAGAGGTCAGACTTGAGGTGGAGAACGGGTTAAAAAATGGGACCCTGAGATGCGTGGTTTCATCCACAAGCCTTGAACTCGGTATTGACATCGGATATATAGACCTCGTAATTCTTCTGGGCTCTCCAAAAAGCATAAACAGGGCACTGCAGAGAATCGGGAGAAGTGGACACAGACTGCACGAGGTAAGTGTCGGAAGAATCGTGGTTGTGGATCAGGATGATCTCATAGAGTGTACGGTTCTTGCTGAAGAAGCGAGAGAGAGAAGGCTGGACAGGATCAGGATACCGAAAAAGTGTCTCGATGTTCTCTGCCAGCATGTCGTGGGAATGGCCATTGAGAAAGTATGGACCGTTGACGAGGCCCTGGCCGTTATCAGGAATGCATATCCGTACAGAGAGTTAACGAGGGAGGAATTTCTGTCAGTTTTGAGGTATCTCTCAGGCACATTTTCAGAACTCGAAAAGAAAAGGGTTTATGCGAAGATATGGTTCGATGAGGAGGAGGGTGTTTTTGGTAGGAGAGGCAAGCTCATCAGGCCGATTTATTACCTCAACACAGGAACAATACCCGACGAGGTTGCGGTTAAGGTCATAACGAAGGATGGAAAAAGAGTAGGGAAGGTTGAAGAGGAGTTTGCCGAAAATCTCGTTCCCGGCGACATCTTCGTACTCGCCGGAAAAACATTCAGATTCCTGAAGGCAAAGGGAATGAGCATAATCGTTGAAGAGGTGGAGGGGGAGAGACCAACTGTTCCAAGCTGGTTCAGCGAGCAGCTTCCTTTGAGCTACGATCTGGCATGCAGGATCAGGGAGTTCAGGGGATGGATGGAGAGAGTTCTCGAAGAAAAAAGCCGTGACGAGGTGATCGATCTCCTCATAAAGAATTACGGAATCGAAAGTAATGCTGCAAATGCCATATACCGCTACTTCATGGAGCAGAGACTTTTCAGTGAGATACCAACGGACAGAAAGCTTGTAATTGAGAAATATGAGGGTGAAAGAAACTACTACTTTTTCCACACACTTGTGGGCAGGAGGGCCAACAGTGCAATAGCGAGGGTTTTTGCATACAGAGCAGGTATGATAAAGAACTGCAATGTTCAGATGGGTGTGAACGATAATGGTTTCGTGCTGATACTCCCTGAAAACAGGAGATTGAGTGATGCGGAAATTGAAGGACTCTTCATGCTGCCGAACTTCAGGGAGCATCTCAGGAAGGCTCTGGACAGAACTGAACTCCTCAGAAGGAGGTTCAGGCATGTGGCAGTAAGGAGTCTGATGATCCTTCGAAACTACATGGGGAGGGAGAAAAGTGTCTGGAGGCAGCAGTTCAGCGCAGACTCAATCCTGAACTTTTTGAAGCGTTACTTTCCCGACTTTCCCGTCTTGAAGGAGACCTACAGAGAGATAATGGAGGATGCCATGAACATCGATGATGCCATGGACTTTCTGGAGAAGGTTGGAAAGGAGATTGAGCCTGTAATTGTAAGAACGCCGTATCCAAGTCCATTTGCCTTCAATCTGTATCTGCTTGGAGACCAGGATGTTGTGCTTATGGAGGACAGAAGGAAGGTTCTGCGAGAACTTCACGAAAAGGTCATGGGTGTGATACAGAATGCACCGAATTAA
- a CDS encoding UbiA-like polyprenyltransferase: MHRIKMYLDFIKIEHTLFALPFAYAGAFLAAGGFPDLRVSFLILTAFTGLRTAAMVFNRIIDREIDARNPRTASRHLPAGLIDLKEAYAIAVVSLAIYFLSAALINKTALLLSPIPAITAYIYPYLKRFTCLCHYVLGLNLAFAPLGGWIAVTDSADIFGSELIPALIGIAVIFWVAGFDIIYGLQDIEFDRKAGLHSIGAHFGVKTAIWVSRINHIAFFVFVSIAFYIYRADLALAFLPVIGMLLFYEHFTVRKGWDEAKIQIAFFYMNAAVSATLLLSIFVQVLKNKF, translated from the coding sequence ATGCACCGAATTAAGATGTATCTGGACTTCATTAAAATAGAGCACACCCTGTTTGCCCTGCCATTTGCATACGCCGGGGCATTTCTCGCTGCTGGCGGGTTTCCGGATCTAAGGGTGTCCTTTCTGATTTTAACAGCCTTTACAGGGCTCAGAACTGCTGCAATGGTTTTCAACAGGATTATAGACCGGGAAATAGATGCCAGAAATCCCAGGACAGCTTCAAGACATCTCCCGGCCGGATTGATTGATCTGAAGGAAGCTTATGCGATAGCAGTTGTATCTCTGGCCATTTACTTCCTCTCGGCGGCTTTGATAAACAAAACAGCTCTTCTGCTTTCACCAATTCCAGCAATTACCGCATACATTTATCCCTATCTGAAAAGGTTTACGTGTCTCTGCCACTACGTTCTCGGCCTGAATCTCGCCTTTGCCCCTCTCGGGGGTTGGATAGCCGTAACAGATTCCGCAGACATCTTCGGCAGCGAACTGATTCCGGCATTGATCGGAATTGCTGTTATCTTCTGGGTGGCGGGCTTTGACATTATCTATGGACTCCAGGATATAGAGTTTGACAGGAAAGCGGGTTTGCATTCTATCGGCGCACACTTCGGTGTTAAAACCGCAATCTGGGTTTCGAGGATCAATCACATTGCTTTCTTTGTATTTGTTTCCATTGCGTTCTATATCTACCGTGCCGATCTGGCACTGGCCTTTCTTCCGGTAATTGGAATGCTGCTGTTTTACGAGCACTTTACGGTGAGAAAAGGATGGGACGAGGCAAAAATTCAGATTGCGTTTTTCTACATGAACGCTGCGGTTAGCGCAACCCTTCTCCTGTCGATCTTTGTTCAGGTTCTTAAAAATAAATTTTAG